In Zootoca vivipara chromosome 15, rZooViv1.1, whole genome shotgun sequence, the genomic window atgataaaggtaggtaagaacctaagaagagaccTACCAGATtgggctaatggcccatctagcccagcatgtTGTTCTCGCATTGGCCACCCAGgtgcctgtaggaagcctgcaagcaagacgagcacaagagcactctcctctcctcttgtttccaccaactggtattcagaagctttgctgcctctgactatggaggcagagccgagccatcagGGCTAGTAGCAAGTGATAGTCTCATTCTCcaagaatttgtccaattctcttttcaagccatccaagttggtggccgtcactgcctcctgggagAGAGAGTTCCACAatttgctgcatgaagaagtactttactttttttctggcctgaaaaaaaaaatcttccaactttctgcttcattggatgtccatgggtTCTAGGGTTATGAGAGGAGAAAAAgttttctctattcactttctccatgccatgtagaattttataaacttctatcgtaTCATCTCTTTCTCAccctttctctaaactaaaacgtcccaaacgctgcaagctTTCCACCCCCTTGATCGTTTTGGTGGCCcttctctgaaccttttccaactctacaatatccttttcgaggtgaggcgaccagaactgtacacaggtGATGCTGTTTCTCTGTTGCACTTCCAGATTTGAGACTTGCTGGCCAGCACTGATGAAAGATTCCCATGGGGTCGTCATTGTTTTCAACCAAGACTCGCCCACCCATTTGAAGGAGATTGAAATGTGGCACTCCTGTTTTGtgcaacaacagcagctgctGGACAGCCAGTGCCTGCTCATTTCGCATCACAAGCCAGGCAGTGCAATGGACCCGGAGAATCTCACCTTGCGTAAGACCCTGATGCCTTGCTTTCCTGGCTCTTACCTATATTTGGTGTTTTGTCAGAATTGCCAGTAGTTTTAATGGTTTGCTTCTTAAACTTCAAAGCTCCACCGCTGAACAAGCTGCAGGTGGTCCACTCTAGCCTTGAAGAAGAACCGGAAGATGTCCGGATGGAATTTGTGAAGTACCTCAAGGGCATCACCAAGTTGGTGAATGAGAACCGAGACAGAGAGGAGATGCTGCTGATCACTTAAAAGCACGAGGAACGCTgctgcaaagaaaataaaagaaatactcatttaaacacacacatacacatacactccTGGTCTTTTGCTTTCTACctaacccatttatttattttttaaaaaggaatttggaTTCCCCAGGTTTACACTTAAAGAAGCAGTTTTACAGCAGTGGAAGTGGTATGCatgtgtagtgtagtggtttgagtgtcAGATTagatcctgggagaccagggttccaagCCCCACtcagcatgaagctcactgggtgaccttgggtgactctcagcctaacctgcctcataaGGTGGTTATGGGGATTCAGTGAGGAGTGGGAgaactgtgtatgccaccttgagctccttggagaaaagagtgggatataaatgcaataaataaaatagaagttCTTGGCTTAATCAGGGATGAgaaacccttttcagcccaaTGGCCACATTCACTTCAAGGGGTCTCATACCAGTGGCGAGcagggacagaggcaaaagtgcgtggagcaatgaatgtaaattttaactTTGTACAGGAGGCTGGTCTATAAACACACATATGCCCTTTGCCTGCATGTCTTATCAgcccaaggacacattctagcgcCCAACAAAAACATGGAGGGTACAAAGCAGGGTTGGTGAGGGTGTAGCTGGGAAGGGGGAGTCAcctgaggagagtcccaagggctagACAGAAAAGCTTAAAGGGCCACATGTGGCCACCAGGTCTGAGGTTCAAAAGACACTCTTTTTTTGTCTTGCTCTTTCAGCTGACTCACACCAGAGCACTGGACCAAGTGCTGTTCGTTTTTTGGTCTCACACTCATCAGCTAGCTCTCACAAGAGCTTGGGAccaaaagatgcttatttttgttcTCACACTCTCGCATAACACAGCTGGCTTGTGCCAGAGTACTGGACCAAAAGACCCTTGTTTTTTGTCTTGTGCGAAACAGTGACTCCCGTGAGAGCTCAGGTCCAAAAAAACAAGCATTTCAATTTTGATCAGTGGGATGTTGGAGGGGTATGGGTGACTAACAGGCTAAACTGGCTACACCTTGGTTGGTTTGTTCCTGCATGAGTGGGTTATATCCACCAGCACCTAGCTGGTGCACACCAGTTTATTAAGTAAAGAAGTATGGCCTACTACTAAGGGAAAAAGTGGCAgctgtgctgcactgtgggaaaagATGATTCCAGGAAACCATGGCCCGTGGAACATCAAGGGCCTTTTCTTGAGCAATGGTGGTACACCAGACTGTAAGTCAActcccaactcttcaattctatgattccttctgCTTACATCTGTATTTCCACAAAAAGGGGAAGAACTTGGTAGGTTTTGAAAATGCCACATAAGACACAAAGATCTGTAATGCACACCATCacttcccctttccccaaaaaTAGAGCTGATCTGCAAATCATATGGATGCCTACCCCTTTGCTGAGCAATTCCATATTTTATTGAGGGAGCTAAATTCTAACAATTTTGGTCCCAGTTCATGTCCAGCTGCAGCTAAAGTTTGTTCTGGTTTCTTGTTTATGTCTATAAAAGTTTTGTAACCAGTTCacacaataaaatttaaaataaagaggCACATTATAATGATTGATTGTACAACTGCACAGAGCAAGTTAACAGAAGTCTAAAACTTtggggcaatacctttattaggccaactataatgagcaccgcaaccccagagtcgtctgtgactggacttaacggtcaggggtccctttacctttataatgtcacaaaatagtgccTAAGCTTTGAGTTCTCAATAACTCAATTAAGTCAGCAATAAGGGATAGGAAACCTATCAGATGGGTCTGCTCTatccgccacccccaccccatgttacTCTAAGAGCTTctagatcaggagtggggaacattcTAGGCAACCTTTTGCAGCTCACATGCCAGGAATTTGTAAGCCTGGAGGccaaaatgggcacagcagcaaatgtagggttgccatatgtccatcCAGCAGGTATTCAAATTCAACTATTTGGGAATTACATTCCATCATAGGCTTCTCTGGTCCACGCACCGTGCAACGGCGGTGAATACCAGTTAGATGTCTATGCAGGCCATAATGCTTTTTTTTCATAACGAGGTAATTCACATATCCCTTCTGCCCTTAAGGTCTTCAACGCCAAAATTATAGCTCAATTGCTCTATGGTATTCCAGTCTGGCTGCCAGAGTTTACCCAGTTGGTAGAATGAGTGCAGGCAGCTTTCCTCTTCAAGATTTTTACTGTCCCACACTGTGTACCCTATGCAGCCTTGTGtctagagcaggtatccccaaactttggccctccagatgttttggactacaattcccatcttccccaaccactggtcctgttagctggggatcatgggagttgtaggccaaaacatctggagggccgcagtttggggatgcctggtctagagggagGTCAACACAAGGTAGAGActgtcgcctgggcaagattTCTTCTATGCTGGTTAAACATCTGCCTTACATCAGATAAAGATCCTATCATCGGCGAAGTTTTGTTAGacccctttctttccccagggCTACAACAGTTTAACAAGAAGGTATAGCAACTCGGTCTGTCAGTGGAACTTTTGCGATCGATGTCCCTACCATCTGCCAAGGCTATAATAAAAACTAGGTTGTGGGATATTGAACGCCAGGAACTAACCgtagcagcagagaaaacatgttcccctttttattctttttattttcaaCTTTCTTGGGCACATGAAGCTAACCACAATTACCTTGAATTTCTGCTTAACCCTCGAGAAACAAGGGCATTTTCCCTGGCCAGGTTTAATTCAAATCCATCAAACCTCCTTTGGGGAAGGTTCTTAGGCAGGGTGGAAGGAGAAATAACTTGCCCATGTGAAGACCACCTGGTGGAAACCCTTACACATATGGTTCTTAATTGTAAACTATATGCTGATCTCCGTCAGCATTTTCTAGATCAACTCTGCATccccaaatggaaaccagagttggaggtcatacattttctattaccggggaatgatcaggagctcaccaagttAGTGGCTAAATATCtctatttggtttttttgttgtcGAAATACACTGCAGACGTCTGATCTCCCTGGAGACCTAGAGATGTGATGATAGACTGCTCTGCCTCCTTTcttttagcaaatgttttgtgccactgtAGAAGTGGTAATTCCGTATTGATTTGTTTTGgatgtttgtatgtgatgccaattaaaggtttgatgatgatgatgatgatgatgatatgtccaggcagaaatcactGAAGGTCTGGGAAAATCTGTATGCATAACAGCCCATGTCAATAATTTAGATATTGGTGAATTTCATAAAAAATAGCGGAAAAAAGCTCAACTACGGTAGTTTggtcaatattttaaaaaagctcaaaaaccaacaacttttgtgtctggattttcactttttaaaatatggcaaccccaagtattttggtgctggagaagactcttgagagtcccatggactgcaagaagatcaaacctatccattctgaaggaaatcagccctgagtactcactggaaggacagatcgtgaagctgagactccaatactttggccaactcaagagaagagaagaatccttggaaaagaccctgatgttgggaaagattgagggcactaggagaaagggacgacataGGATGAGatcgttggacagtgttcttgaagctacgaacatgagtttgaccaaactgcgggaggcagtggaagacaggagtgcctggcgtgatatggtccatggggtcacgaagagtcggacacaactaaacgactaaacaacaacaacaaagtattttACAATTATATATAGAAGCCTTCTTtctacacatacacaaacatcTCCACCCCATCCTCCACCCGGCCctagtaagaagaagaaaagagaaatttAATAAGGCAGCTTTCAAATGAGGCCATGAGCATGTGCTTGTATCTGAACTTGTAGACAGCATACTTTTGGGGGTACACACATATACATAGTCATCTGCTTTCCATCTATTCTGAGCCATACACCACATGGAACCTTTTAAACAAGAGGACAGGAATAACATGGTTTCCTGATGGTACTTGCAAAGATTTTCAACTGTGGAATAATGTCCTAAATTTCCAAAGTAGAATTATAAAAAATCATAAAGCCGCTATAGGCCTGTTTCTGCTTAGCAATGCATTTGCTCAGTTTTACTCTAGTATGTGGTCATTAAGACCAAGTGTGTAGAAAATACCAGACATGGTCTTTGGGTGTTTGTGAGATGCAGCCTGAAAGATATAAGGTTTGTTACAATACTGTGGGGAATCGTTGCTGGGAAGTTAGGGGGAttccaagcaaaacaaaactatgGCAGATGACACATTTCACAAAGTAGAATAGTCAGAAGGGTCAGACTGTGGTTGCTAGATAAACTTCCTAAAATAAGGGACCCTAAAGCGTTGGTATAGTCTCCTATGTCTGCATTGggagtatagtggtaccttggtttaagaacagcttagtttatgaacaacttggattaagaacgctgcaaacccggaagcaggtgttttggtctgtgaactttgccttggaagcggaacatgttccacttcttgttgagtgtaaattgagtcccccgctgctatgggaaagaccgccttggtttaagaacgctttggtttaagaacggacttccagaacagattaagttcgtaaaccaaggtaccactgtacatacacacactctgTTTTTCAAACACACTGGCCAGTGTACAACACACATTAGACTCACATAAGCCCATTGACATAAATGTATTTGGCAAAACATAGACATCTTGTTGTGTCAATAGAGTAAATTTGAATGGAAGAGAATCATGGTGCAAACAATAATATTGCCACACCTGCTTGGTAATTATTTTCACACAGGATTAAACTAACTTGCCACCTTGGCATGCTTTTTCTTTAGAGTCACAATTCTTCTTGAGTCTTGTGAACAGACCCCAcaaggggagaaagaggagacTGGCAGGAGATATCTGagtcattttcaaatatctcaagggctgtcacatggaagatggagcaagcttgtttatcTCAAATAtctcaatggcttcaagtcacaagaaaggagattctgactaattatcaggaataactttctgagggtaagaactgtttgactcaccttcattggaggcttttaagcagaggctagatggccatctgtcatggctgtgattcctgcattgcagggggttggactggatgacctttagggtcccttccaactccacaattctatgattccatgtaaaCCCTGGTGCAGTTTTACCATGTGAAAGCACCCCTATTTTTGTGCGCAACTTTGCGAAAACCCAGCCtctatttccccacccccctgcagttTGAACAATGCTTCCCCGCGCTTAATTTTTGTCACTGGCTTTTGAGCCCCCTTCCGCGTAACGTGTGAACGCGTCCTTAATTTCTGTTCGC contains:
- the IFT22 gene encoding intraflagellar transport protein 22 homolog isoform X2, whose product is MPNFGGNGKGAGCRFELWDCGGDQKFETCWPALMKDSHGVVIVFNQDSPTHLKEIEMWHSCFVQQQQLLDSQCLLISHHKPGSAMDPENLTLPPPLNKLQVVHSSLEEEPEDVRMEFVKYLKGITKLVNENRDREEMLLIT
- the IFT22 gene encoding intraflagellar transport protein 22 homolog isoform X1 translates to MLKVKILFVGPSEAGKSVLANFLSESTEGIGSYLPTHAVRILEYEMPNFGGNGKGAGCRFELWDCGGDQKFETCWPALMKDSHGVVIVFNQDSPTHLKEIEMWHSCFVQQQQLLDSQCLLISHHKPGSAMDPENLTLPPPLNKLQVVHSSLEEEPEDVRMEFVKYLKGITKLVNENRDREEMLLIT